The following are encoded together in the Mesoplodon densirostris isolate mMesDen1 chromosome 2, mMesDen1 primary haplotype, whole genome shotgun sequence genome:
- the LOC132477556 gene encoding ATP synthase subunit g, mitochondrial-like codes for MAQFVRNLAEKAPVLVSTAVTYSKPRLATFWHYAKVELVPPTPAEIPTAIQSLKKIINSAQTGSFQQLTVKEALLNGLVATEVWMWFYVGEIIGKCGIIGYNV; via the coding sequence ATGGCCCAGTTTGTCCGTAACCTCGCGGAGAAGGCCCCGGTGCTGGTCAGCACTGCTGTAACTTACTCGAAGCCTCGATTGGCCACATTTTGGCACTATGCCAAGGTTGAGCTGGTTCCTCCAACCCCTGCTGAGATCCCTACAGCTATTCAGAGcttgaaaaaaattatcaatagTGCTCAAACTGGTAGCTTCCAACAGCTTACAGTTAAGGAAGCTCTACTGAACGGTTTGGTGGCCACTGAGGTGTGGATGTGGTTTTATGTTGGCGAGATCATAGGCAAGTGTGGCATCATTGGCTATAATGTTTGA